From Thermodesulfobacteriota bacterium, a single genomic window includes:
- a CDS encoding cytochrome c3 family protein: MTSKKELRVAYTLAIILFAVGVLSYAISAFSAKTPDSPMRLMFKGVAGKVLFDHKTHTEDAGYGISCNQCHHHPEEDEAALRACGDCHLFSEKEASPAKACAECHEADEIEDSEVQKRVDAFHSQCINCHKENEAGPEKCASCHVM; the protein is encoded by the coding sequence ATGACTTCAAAAAAAGAACTGCGGGTGGCATATACCCTGGCAATTATTTTATTTGCTGTGGGTGTTTTAAGCTATGCCATTTCCGCCTTTTCCGCCAAAACACCGGACAGCCCGATGAGATTAATGTTCAAAGGTGTGGCGGGAAAAGTTTTATTCGACCACAAAACACATACGGAAGATGCAGGATATGGCATTTCCTGCAACCAATGCCATCACCATCCCGAAGAAGATGAAGCTGCACTTCGTGCATGTGGGGACTGTCATCTTTTTTCAGAAAAAGAAGCTTCTCCTGCCAAGGCATGTGCTGAATGCCATGAGGCCGACGAAATTGAAGACTCGGAGGTCCAAAAAAGAGTAGATGCCTTTCATTCGCAGTGCATTAACTGTCACAAAGAAAATGAAGCCGGCCCTGAAAAATGTGCATCGTGCCATGTCATGTAA